The following coding sequences are from one Oncorhynchus nerka isolate Pitt River linkage group LG6, Oner_Uvic_2.0, whole genome shotgun sequence window:
- the bbs12 gene encoding Bardet-Biedl syndrome 12 protein translates to MGSTIISQRLHVGLQQLTALAAVTHSFLGPNKNHKFIQDESTGESSLVCTCFRVLEHLDLTCSVGQLANETIQAHQKVFHSGAGCLLFMAGVWSRAALECLHRDISIPHIVSAMSEGLDICCKVCRSNSVSIEDVRPVASDSGTSVLQGSPHTVLRNPVTGMNPSHGALNNKKQSRIKLTHSRHFCANDEADENTTPGLFSHAVSSKGVDIPHLAEAVSHGCVDAMRLVVEVSKMQSKNNGSGDRCRTFDVNKLVTCTLPGLSEDHSCVLPGCVIMLSAEQASLVHHMKEQKWQVVLINGDLSEKYRHLGFNSKNDISQVTDKLDLKGLSKEDDWEDNVLTTLLKNNVNLVLVNGEASERLTQHCMSHRILVVERMKPDILKDFAETTGAVPVTYATQLSKHCVGTGVEISIWRDCSGNRRRASMAVNIVADRTALVTVVLTTSVHSKLQTLEDCFWGCAYRLHHTLKDRKLLPGAGKTELLCVQILQNHIKDNGEQTRGKDGTSAPQAKQGRAGNPHRADVFQLMADGWMDYISTLMLNSGTCSKVDAWTTINQQLIDLNGGLSLDANFSRLLLRDDTEDGMMSPDMKRSAGKVYDNMTVKLEAWRKALDLVFLVLQTDTEIITGIDPKQVEGQSNVMVL, encoded by the coding sequence ATGGGAAGTACAATTATTAGTCAAAGACTTCATGTTGGACTGCAGCAGCTCACAGCTTTGGCGGCTGTCACACATTCCTTTTTGGGCCCCAATAAAAACCACAAGTTTATTCAAGACGAGTCTACCGGGGAGTCGTCCTTGGTGTGCACATGTTTCCGCGTCTTGGAGCACTTAGACCTGACCTGCTCTGTAGGTCAGCTGGCCAATGAGACAATCCAAGCTCACCAGAAGGTCTTCCACTCTGGTGCGGGGTGCCTGCTATTTATGGCTGGGGTCTGGAGCAGGGCTGCCCTCGAATGTCTCCACAGAGACATTTCAATCCCACATATTGTGTCAGCCATGTCTGAAGGGCTGGATATATGTTGCAAAGTCTGCAGGTCAAACAGTGTGTCGATTGAAGACGTTCGACCGGTTGCTTCTGATAGTGGCACATCAGTACTCCAGGGCTCTCCACACACAGTGTTACGTAACCCTGTCACAGGGATGAACCCTAGCCATGGGGCCCTCAACAACAAGAAACAAAGCAGAATAAAACTCACTCACAGCAGACATTTTTGTGCAAATGATGAAGCTGATGAGAACACCACACCAGGGTTATTTTCCCATGCAGTGAGTTCTAAAGGAGTTGATATTCCTCACCTCGCTGAAGCTGTGAGCCATGGATGTGTGGATGCAATGCGCTTAGTGGTTGAGGTGAGCAAGATGCAGTCAAAGAACAATGGAAGTGGTGACAGGTGTAGAACATTTGATGTCAACAAGCTGGTAACGTGCACTCTGCCAGGCTTGTCAGAGGACCATTCATGTGTTTTACCAGGTTGTGTTATTATGCTCTCTGCAGAGCAGGCTTCCCTTGTACATCACATGAAAGAACAGAAGTGGCAAGTTGTTCTCATTAATGGAGATCTCAGTGAAAAATATCGCCATCTTGGTTTCAATAGCAAGAATGACATCAGCCAAGTGACCGACAAGTTGGACTTGAAAGGCCTCAGCAAAGAAGATGATTGGGAAGACAATGTTTTAACAACTCTGTTGAAAAACAATGTGAATCTAGTTTTAGTCAATGGAGAGGCAAGTGAAAGACTCACCCAGCACTGCATGAGTCACCGTATACTTGTGGTTGAAAGGATGAAGCCTGACATTTTGAAGGACTTTGCGGAAACAACAGGAGCTGTCCCTGTCACCTATGCCACACAACTGAGTAAGCACTGTGTCGGCACCGGGGTAGAAATCTCCATATGGAGAGACTGCAGTGGCAACAGAAGGAGAGCATCAATGGCTGTGAACATTGTCGCTGATCGCACTGCGCTGGTCACAGTGGTCCTCACCACCTCTGTGCACAGCAAGCTGCAGACCTTGGAGGACTGTTTCTGGGGCTGTGCCTATCGTCTACACCACACACTGAAAGACAGGAAACTACTCCCCGGTGCTGGAAAGACTGAATTGCTTTGTGTTCAAATCCTTCAAAACCACATTAAAGATAATGGTGAGCAAACAAGAGGCAAAGATGGAACCTCTGCCCCACAAGCTAAACAAGGAAGAGCAGGAAACCCACACAGGGCTGATGTGTTTCAACTCATGgcagatggttggatggactacATTTCCACTCTGATGTTGAACAGTGGAACTTGTTCAAAAGTGGACGCTTGGACCACAATCAATCAGCAGCTGATAGATTTGAATGGGGGATTATCTCTAGATGCTAATTTCTCAAGACTGCTATTAAGAGATGACACCGAGGATGGTATGATGT